GCTTACCTTTGTCTTTGCCGGCGATCACGATGATCTCGTCGTCACGACGAATCTTTTGCATGTCGGATCTCCTTAGAGCACTTCTGGGGCGAGCGAGACGATCTTCATGAACTTCTCGGTACGAAGTTCACGGGTCACTGGCCCGAAGATGCGAGTACCGATCGGCTCTTGCTTGGTGTTCAGCAGAACAGCAGCGTTGCCGTCGAAACGAATGATGGAACCGTCAGCGCGACGTACACCGTGACGGGTACGGACGACAACAGCGGTCATCACCTGGCCTTTCTTGACCTTACCGCGCGGAATCGCTTCCTTGACGGTTACTTTGATGATGTCACCGATGCCAGCGTAACGGCGGTGCGAACCGCCGAGTACCTTGATGCACATGACGCGACGAGCGCCGCTGTTATCGGCCACATCGAGCATGGATTGAGTCTGAATCATAAAATTTCTCCGACCCCTAGCCCTTAGACTTCAACAGCGCGTTCGAGGACTTCAACCAGTGCCCAGGACTTGGTCTTGGCCAGCGGACGAGTTTCGGTGATCGAAACTTTGTCGCCGATTTTGCACTGGTTGGTTTCGTCGTGCGCGTGCAGCTTAGTCGAACGCTTAACGTATTTACCGTAGATCGGGTGCTTGACGCGACGCTCGATCAGAACGGTGATGGTCTTGTCCATTTTGTCGCTGACGACACGGCCAGTCAGCGTACGGACGGTTTTTTCAGCTTCAGCCATGATCACTTACCTGCCTGCTGGTTGAGCACAGTTTTCACGCGAGCGATGTCACGCTTAACTTGCGAGAGCAGGTGCGACTGCCCCAACTGGCCAGTTGCTTTCTGCATGCGCAGATTGAACTGGTCGCGCAGCAAGCCGAGCAGTTGCTCATTCAGTTGCTGTGCGGATTTTTCACGAAGTTCATTCGCTTTCATCACATCACCGTCCGCTTAACAAAGGAGGTGGCGAGAGGCAGCTTTGCAGCGGCCAGGGCGAAAGCTTCGCGCGCCAGCTCTTCAGAA
The window above is part of the Pseudomonas muyukensis genome. Proteins encoded here:
- the rpsQ gene encoding 30S ribosomal protein S17, coding for MAEAEKTVRTLTGRVVSDKMDKTITVLIERRVKHPIYGKYVKRSTKLHAHDETNQCKIGDKVSITETRPLAKTKSWALVEVLERAVEV
- the rpmC gene encoding 50S ribosomal protein L29, which gives rise to MKANELREKSAQQLNEQLLGLLRDQFNLRMQKATGQLGQSHLLSQVKRDIARVKTVLNQQAGK
- the rplN gene encoding 50S ribosomal protein L14, with the protein product MIQTQSMLDVADNSGARRVMCIKVLGGSHRRYAGIGDIIKVTVKEAIPRGKVKKGQVMTAVVVRTRHGVRRADGSIIRFDGNAAVLLNTKQEPIGTRIFGPVTRELRTEKFMKIVSLAPEVL